In a genomic window of Dyadobacter fermentans DSM 18053:
- a CDS encoding alpha-1,2-fucosyltransferase → MVGVYFSGRLGNQLFQYYFLLYLKTRNPRLTYFFPNPHHAYLSKYFDLGGYHNLTLGSKLYSGFTRIIPRFISFAPVYVHNFFSPKEFSPKNGQMYYGYYQSDFYIKHLPKGTLPKLKPEFEKAFDEQYGAIFRNEKTVVVHIRRTDYLSYGKRDISLPVEYFQKQLSSIENLDAYKVYFVSDDMDFVKAAFPARDNFHFVSNPEIIDFQLIMNADVAIISNSTFAWWAAYICKKKNHVIAPKNWFGFRIGREHPKGIMTDRFEWRDVL, encoded by the coding sequence ATGGTAGGTGTATATTTTTCGGGCCGGCTCGGCAATCAATTGTTCCAGTACTATTTTTTGTTGTACCTGAAAACCAGGAACCCGCGCCTGACGTATTTCTTCCCGAATCCCCATCACGCGTACCTGAGCAAATATTTCGATCTGGGCGGTTATCATAACCTCACATTGGGTTCCAAACTCTATTCCGGATTCACGCGCATCATCCCGCGGTTCATCAGCTTTGCGCCGGTTTACGTGCATAACTTTTTCAGCCCGAAAGAGTTTTCGCCGAAAAACGGGCAAATGTACTACGGCTATTACCAGTCGGATTTTTACATTAAGCATTTACCCAAAGGCACATTGCCGAAGCTGAAACCGGAGTTTGAAAAGGCGTTTGACGAGCAGTATGGGGCTATTTTCAGGAACGAGAAGACGGTAGTAGTGCACATCCGGCGGACGGACTATCTTTCCTACGGCAAGCGCGACATCTCGCTGCCGGTCGAATATTTCCAGAAACAGCTCAGCTCGATCGAAAACCTGGATGCGTACAAGGTGTATTTCGTGAGTGACGATATGGATTTCGTCAAAGCCGCATTCCCGGCCCGCGACAACTTTCATTTCGTTTCGAACCCGGAGATCATCGACTTTCAGCTGATCATGAATGCCGATGTCGCCATTATATCCAACAGCACTTTTGCGTGGTGGGCTGCGTACATTTGTAAAAAGAAAAACCACGTGATCGCGCCAAAGAACTGGTTTGGCTTCCGAATTGGCCGCGAACACCCCAAAGGCATTATGACCGACCGGTTCGAATGGAGGGATGTATTGTAA
- a CDS encoding glycosyltransferase family protein encodes MKLKGHQIIIFGLPRFDAPIESTNYTTAKLLARENEVYYVENPFTLRDFFRLRRTPEYQLRKEHFSLTGHSLIETDTPNLKVIIPPILLSVNFLPENRLFRAALKFNEFLIRAKLKSILETYRIRDYIFINSFNFHYPTLSEGLSPRLKVYHCLDPMVLPFNRRHGVVSEDILVKQSDVVICSSRQLYEEKKQQNPYSYFVANAADLGHSSKALNPDLPVYPAIAALKKPVIGYLGAIERRMDYDLLKTVILANPDKSFAFVGPVSREFVPDWFFTAENVHFPGPIDYDDMPAVIKGFDVALIPFKKDDVSSSIFPLKLFEYLGAGKPVVAIDFNPDLKEFTKGEVTFCETADSFSEAINTALQTDNAEQRKNRVTIAAENTWENRVDAIGDIIHYHLEQVIQP; translated from the coding sequence ATGAAACTGAAAGGACATCAGATCATCATTTTTGGTTTACCGCGATTTGACGCACCTATCGAGTCCACCAATTACACGACCGCCAAGCTGCTCGCACGGGAAAACGAGGTGTATTACGTTGAAAACCCCTTCACGCTGAGGGATTTTTTCAGGCTTCGGCGCACGCCGGAATATCAGCTGCGCAAGGAGCATTTTTCGCTCACAGGCCATTCACTGATCGAAACCGACACGCCGAACCTCAAAGTGATCATTCCGCCGATATTGTTGTCGGTGAACTTCCTTCCGGAAAACAGGCTGTTCCGTGCGGCGCTGAAATTCAATGAATTCCTCATCCGCGCCAAGCTGAAAAGCATTCTCGAAACCTACCGGATCAGGGATTACATTTTCATCAATTCCTTCAACTTCCATTACCCCACGCTCTCGGAAGGCCTCTCGCCGAGGCTCAAAGTGTACCATTGCCTCGATCCGATGGTGCTGCCTTTCAACCGGCGGCACGGTGTGGTTTCGGAGGATATCCTCGTGAAGCAGAGCGACGTGGTGATTTGCAGCAGCAGGCAATTGTACGAGGAGAAAAAACAGCAGAACCCGTACAGCTATTTCGTGGCCAATGCGGCCGATCTGGGCCATAGCAGCAAGGCTTTGAACCCCGATTTGCCGGTTTACCCGGCCATTGCCGCATTAAAAAAGCCGGTAATCGGTTACCTGGGTGCGATCGAGCGGCGCATGGATTATGATTTGCTGAAAACGGTCATACTCGCGAATCCCGATAAGAGCTTTGCATTCGTGGGGCCGGTGTCGCGGGAGTTTGTGCCCGACTGGTTCTTTACCGCCGAAAATGTCCATTTCCCCGGCCCGATCGATTACGACGATATGCCTGCGGTGATCAAAGGCTTCGATGTCGCGCTGATCCCGTTCAAGAAAGACGACGTAAGCAGCAGCATTTTTCCATTGAAACTCTTCGAATACCTCGGCGCGGGCAAACCCGTGGTCGCAATTGACTTTAACCCTGATTTAAAGGAGTTTACCAAAGGCGAGGTGACATTCTGCGAAACTGCGGACAGTTTTTCGGAAGCCATTAACACGGCTCTTCAAACCGATAATGCCGAGCAGCGCAAAAACCGCGTAACGATCGCCGCCGAAAACACGTGGGAAAACCGTGTGGATGCCATTGGCGACATTATCCATTACCACCTCGAACAGGTGATCCAGCCGTAG
- a CDS encoding acyltransferase family protein, which translates to MKHRFEVLDIFRGLFASLVFMFHLGPFANTPILNNRFIENSDMFVDFFFVLSGFVIAYSYQSLADWGQFGLFLKKRVYRIYPLHFVMLLAFVGMEVAKNLLVPYIKVNNLVNPANNVYTFFTSLFLINSTPVPGVRDVSWNIPSWSISAEMMAYLVFGSLVVFIHRSNQFRSRNAWYGLMIVISLAALWSVSKSFQINYSFDYGFLRGILGFFTGVLCFNFFSVTHVRVREWSPALFSAVEAISLSLICLSIYNGEFMKPWGAVFEILFFICIYTFSFEKGFISKGLKSVRLLHKLGQYSYSIYMTHALLISLFNVLFIRILKFPPEAYSYLFIVNFVLIYFVSAWTYKHIEMRFQYKSPKKVQEGEMARK; encoded by the coding sequence ATGAAACACCGTTTCGAAGTACTGGACATATTCCGCGGGCTGTTTGCCTCGCTCGTGTTCATGTTCCATCTCGGCCCCTTCGCCAACACGCCCATTCTGAACAACCGTTTCATTGAAAACTCCGACATGTTCGTGGACTTTTTCTTCGTCCTCAGCGGGTTCGTGATCGCGTACAGCTACCAATCGCTGGCCGATTGGGGCCAGTTCGGCCTGTTTCTCAAAAAAAGGGTTTATCGCATTTACCCGCTGCATTTCGTGATGCTGCTGGCATTTGTCGGGATGGAAGTGGCCAAAAACCTGCTGGTGCCTTACATTAAAGTCAATAACCTGGTGAATCCGGCCAACAATGTCTACACCTTTTTCACGTCACTTTTCCTGATCAACTCCACGCCGGTGCCGGGCGTGCGGGATGTGAGCTGGAACATTCCCAGCTGGTCTATCAGCGCGGAAATGATGGCTTACCTGGTTTTCGGGAGTCTGGTGGTGTTCATTCACCGCAGCAACCAGTTTCGCAGTCGCAATGCGTGGTACGGACTCATGATCGTCATTTCCCTCGCCGCGCTCTGGTCTGTTTCCAAAAGTTTCCAGATCAATTACAGCTTCGATTACGGCTTTTTGAGGGGCATTCTAGGTTTTTTCACCGGCGTTTTGTGCTTCAACTTTTTCAGCGTCACCCACGTACGCGTGCGCGAATGGTCGCCCGCACTATTTTCGGCCGTGGAAGCGATATCGTTGAGCCTCATTTGCCTCAGCATTTACAACGGGGAGTTCATGAAACCGTGGGGCGCAGTCTTTGAAATACTCTTCTTCATTTGCATTTACACATTCTCCTTCGAAAAGGGGTTTATTTCAAAAGGGCTCAAAAGCGTGCGGTTGCTGCATAAGCTCGGGCAATACTCCTACTCGATCTACATGACGCACGCGCTGCTGATCAGCCTTTTCAATGTATTATTTATCCGGATATTGAAATTTCCCCCGGAAGCATATTCTTACCTGTTTATCGTCAATTTCGTGCTGATCTATTTTGTATCCGCATGGACGTACAAGCACATTGAAATGCGTTTCCAGTACAAATCACCTAAGAAGGTACAGGAAGGAGAAATGGCGCGGAAGTAG
- a CDS encoding ATP-binding protein: MREEDQIRIVFDCNREGIPGTLNVCLGHIREKAGITPLDDTLMAKIKWVIMELLTNAVKHSGERESLLKIGFTGGAVVLEKEDYGKPLVLVGQDRKKIMWPLEDIVRPMDFPIYHNGMDSLCVRTDEAGRATFFIEQLDELEMPALLSDTSEHFGLLIMTKASDEFAYEHDTDTGVNRFISTFYLNSPA; the protein is encoded by the coding sequence ATGAGGGAGGAGGATCAGATCAGAATAGTTTTCGATTGTAACCGGGAAGGTATCCCGGGCACGTTGAACGTGTGCCTGGGCCACATCCGGGAAAAAGCGGGCATTACGCCGCTCGACGATACCCTGATGGCCAAAATCAAATGGGTGATCATGGAATTGCTCACCAATGCCGTGAAACACTCCGGCGAGCGGGAATCGCTGCTCAAAATCGGGTTTACCGGCGGGGCCGTGGTGCTCGAAAAGGAAGATTACGGCAAGCCGCTCGTCCTCGTGGGCCAGGACCGGAAGAAGATCATGTGGCCGCTTGAAGACATTGTGCGGCCGATGGACTTCCCGATTTACCACAATGGAATGGATTCGCTGTGCGTGCGGACCGACGAAGCGGGCCGGGCGACCTTTTTCATCGAACAGCTCGATGAGCTCGAAATGCCCGCACTGCTGTCCGATACCAGCGAGCATTTCGGGCTACTGATCATGACCAAGGCATCCGACGAGTTCGCGTACGAGCACGATACCGACACGGGCGTAAACCGCTTTATCAGCACATTCTACCTCAATTCACCGGCATGA
- a CDS encoding STAS domain-containing protein, producing the protein MILKVEEANRVVHATILPEEASLSNADAFKEEMITIIGRGVRLVIVSFENVNYIDSSFLGSLVVALKYAMPRNVDIYLVSLKPDVKNLLTLIRMDKVFRIFDNFEEAMGSLS; encoded by the coding sequence ATGATACTGAAAGTTGAGGAAGCAAACCGCGTCGTGCACGCCACTATTTTACCGGAAGAGGCAAGTCTTTCGAATGCCGACGCATTTAAGGAAGAAATGATCACGATCATCGGCCGGGGAGTACGCCTGGTGATCGTCAGTTTTGAAAACGTGAATTATATCGACAGTTCATTCCTGGGAAGCCTCGTCGTGGCATTGAAATATGCGATGCCGCGCAATGTCGATATTTACCTGGTCTCCCTGAAACCGGATGTTAAGAACCTGCTCACGCTCATCCGGATGGACAAGGTGTTCAGGATATTTGACAATTTCGAGGAGGCGATGGGCTCACTAAGTTAG
- a CDS encoding response regulator: MISFPDPPTTVKKILLVEDNLLFRTVVEHALVRAGYTCVLCESATEALKMLLVETPDLILSDYDMPEMNGFDFRQAVLLNPNISDIPFVFLTSFTDNKLVLEGLNMSALDFINKETPIPVIITKLNNIIKTLENEHVRSVRELKVAAETLNVKSIPTHAPRVSGYRIFYWHKGYRGYPGGDFIDFVQVDSRYCFAFLGDIMGKKWKAWFFTFGFLSYIRAAIRFCVLDQDFELATIVQKINKLIYLDESLQNILSSLSLLLLDTHTGEVHYTGAGDLPLISYSPENGRTSTIQSTGLLLGLLEDGLYDKQIVQMKAGDQLAIFTDGMIDIPSNGSKKSDYPFFVEKITPYLGQPDSFEQIRRNVLDLIDDSNQMDDASIIFIEKQ, from the coding sequence ATGATCAGCTTCCCCGATCCGCCGACCACCGTCAAGAAAATCCTGCTCGTGGAGGATAACCTGCTGTTCCGAACGGTGGTTGAACACGCGTTGGTGCGGGCCGGATACACCTGCGTGCTGTGCGAATCGGCGACGGAGGCATTGAAAATGCTGCTCGTGGAAACGCCCGACCTGATCCTTTCAGACTATGATATGCCCGAAATGAACGGTTTCGATTTCCGGCAGGCCGTGCTGCTCAATCCCAACATCAGCGACATTCCTTTCGTGTTCCTGACATCGTTCACCGATAATAAACTGGTGCTCGAAGGCCTCAATATGTCGGCATTGGACTTCATCAACAAAGAGACGCCGATCCCGGTGATCATCACCAAGCTGAATAATATCATCAAAACCCTTGAAAACGAGCACGTAAGGTCGGTAAGGGAATTGAAAGTAGCGGCGGAAACGCTGAATGTAAAGTCCATTCCCACGCACGCGCCGCGGGTGAGCGGTTACCGGATTTTTTACTGGCACAAAGGCTACCGCGGGTATCCGGGTGGTGATTTTATTGATTTCGTGCAGGTCGACAGCCGGTATTGCTTCGCATTCCTGGGGGATATTATGGGTAAAAAATGGAAAGCCTGGTTTTTCACCTTCGGTTTCCTGAGCTACATCCGTGCCGCGATCCGCTTCTGCGTGCTCGACCAGGATTTCGAGCTGGCGACGATCGTACAGAAGATCAACAAGCTGATTTACCTCGATGAAAGTTTGCAGAACATCCTGTCGAGCCTGTCGCTGCTCTTGCTCGACACCCACACGGGCGAGGTGCATTACACGGGGGCGGGCGACCTTCCGCTGATCAGCTACTCGCCCGAAAACGGCAGGACATCCACCATACAATCGACCGGGCTGCTGCTGGGCTTGCTCGAAGACGGCCTTTATGACAAGCAAATCGTACAAATGAAAGCCGGCGACCAGCTCGCGATCTTCACCGACGGGATGATCGACATTCCGTCCAACGGATCGAAGAAAAGCGACTATCCGTTTTTTGTAGAAAAAATAACCCCCTACCTCGGCCAGCCCGACAGCTTCGAGCAGATTCGCAGGAACGTCCTCGACCTGATTGACGACAGCAACCAGATGGACGACGCGAGCATCATTTTTATAGAAAAACAATAG
- a CDS encoding glycosyltransferase family 2 protein, translating to MKKVSIVTVNFNQPKVTEDLLKSLAEVNNYPDLEIIVVDNGSKANPVPEWKERYPGILFIRSDENTGFAGGNNIGMAHATGDYLFLINNDTEVTADLIGKLVDSMEANPKIGMISPKIHYFDQPGMLQYTGYTPMNYYTCRNACIGQFEQDRGQYDFLTGPTGYAHGAAMMISREAWQKAGGMAENYFLYYEELDWCERIKKAGYEIHVNLDALIYHKESVSVGKRTALKEFFMNRNRILFIRKNAPGFTFLLFWCYFMLAVVPRNIIQYIKNKEYHFIPVLLSAITWHFKNKPDSKNLGFPLTR from the coding sequence ATGAAAAAAGTTTCGATCGTAACGGTGAATTTCAATCAGCCGAAGGTTACCGAAGACTTACTGAAATCGCTGGCGGAAGTGAATAACTACCCCGATCTGGAAATCATCGTCGTCGACAATGGCAGCAAAGCAAACCCCGTGCCGGAGTGGAAGGAGCGGTATCCCGGCATATTGTTTATCCGGTCGGATGAGAATACGGGCTTTGCAGGGGGCAACAACATCGGTATGGCCCACGCCACAGGCGATTACCTTTTCCTGATCAACAACGACACCGAGGTAACGGCCGACCTGATCGGAAAACTGGTGGATTCGATGGAGGCTAACCCGAAAATCGGGATGATATCCCCCAAAATCCATTATTTCGACCAGCCCGGGATGCTGCAATACACCGGCTACACGCCGATGAACTACTACACTTGCCGCAATGCGTGCATCGGGCAGTTTGAGCAGGACCGCGGGCAATACGATTTCCTCACCGGCCCCACCGGCTACGCGCACGGAGCCGCAATGATGATCAGCCGGGAAGCGTGGCAAAAGGCCGGCGGAATGGCCGAGAACTATTTCCTTTATTATGAAGAGCTCGACTGGTGCGAGCGCATTAAAAAAGCCGGGTACGAAATCCACGTCAACCTCGACGCGCTGATTTACCACAAGGAATCGGTGTCAGTAGGTAAGCGCACTGCGCTGAAAGAGTTTTTTATGAACCGCAACCGCATTTTGTTTATCCGCAAAAATGCGCCCGGTTTTACATTCCTGCTGTTTTGGTGCTATTTCATGCTGGCGGTGGTGCCGCGGAATATCATTCAATACATTAAAAATAAAGAGTACCATTTCATCCCGGTGTTGCTGAGCGCCATTACCTGGCATTTCAAAAACAAACCCGATAGCAAAAACCTAGGCTTCCCGTTGACCCGCTGA
- a CDS encoding glycosyltransferase family 2 protein, with amino-acid sequence MEIVFWLSLFIVFYTFLGYGIVLYLLVRIRRAFRGKRLAPGLDQDFPTLTLVIAAYNEESIIEEKIADTLSLSYPAGKLRLLFVTDGSTDRTPELVAKYPQIKLMHTPVRSGKILAMHRAMDAVDTEVVVFTDANTFLNKDALLLIARHYADARVGAVSGEKRVMQDALSDATAGEGFYWKYESALKTWDSELYSVVGAAGELFSVRRSLYRSVEPDTILDDFMISMQIAEKGYRIVYEPEAYASELSSENIKEELKRKVRIAAGGIQSILRLKKLLNPFHDPLLSFQYISHRVLRWTVTPFLMILALVLNIIIVAQSGGLIYQVLLAGQAGFYLLALAGWVLETRKIKIKALFVPYYFCMMNYAVLAGIRRYIRGSQSAAWEKSKRKSA; translated from the coding sequence ATGGAGATCGTTTTCTGGCTCAGTTTGTTCATTGTTTTCTACACATTTCTTGGCTACGGCATCGTGCTGTACCTGCTCGTGCGCATTCGCAGGGCATTCAGGGGAAAACGGCTCGCACCAGGTCTCGACCAGGATTTCCCGACGCTCACGCTGGTGATAGCGGCCTACAACGAGGAAAGCATTATTGAAGAAAAAATCGCGGATACGCTCAGCCTGTCGTACCCGGCGGGCAAGCTGCGGCTGCTTTTCGTTACCGACGGCTCCACCGACCGCACGCCGGAACTCGTAGCGAAGTACCCGCAGATCAAGCTCATGCACACGCCCGTACGCAGCGGGAAAATCCTCGCCATGCACCGTGCTATGGACGCAGTGGACACCGAAGTGGTCGTTTTCACGGACGCCAACACGTTTCTGAACAAAGACGCATTGCTGCTCATTGCCAGGCATTATGCCGATGCCCGGGTAGGGGCGGTGTCGGGCGAGAAGCGCGTAATGCAGGATGCGCTTTCCGATGCCACGGCGGGGGAGGGTTTCTACTGGAAATACGAATCGGCCCTCAAAACTTGGGATTCGGAGCTGTATTCCGTGGTGGGAGCAGCGGGCGAGCTGTTCAGCGTGCGGCGGTCGCTGTACCGTTCCGTGGAGCCCGATACCATTCTCGACGATTTCATGATCTCAATGCAGATCGCCGAAAAGGGTTACCGCATTGTGTATGAGCCGGAAGCGTATGCTTCGGAATTGTCGTCAGAGAACATTAAAGAAGAGTTGAAACGGAAGGTGCGCATTGCGGCGGGCGGTATTCAGTCGATATTGCGCCTGAAAAAGCTGCTGAACCCGTTTCATGATCCGCTGCTGTCCTTCCAATACATCAGTCACCGCGTGCTTCGCTGGACGGTGACGCCGTTCCTGATGATCCTCGCGCTGGTGCTCAATATAATTATCGTGGCCCAATCGGGCGGGCTCATTTATCAGGTGCTGCTCGCCGGACAGGCCGGATTTTACCTGCTCGCGCTGGCGGGATGGGTGCTGGAAACCCGGAAGATCAAAATCAAGGCCCTTTTTGTGCCCTACTACTTTTGCATGATGAACTACGCGGTGCTGGCGGGCATCCGGCGGTACATTCGCGGCTCGCAAAGTGCTGCCTGGGAAAAATCCAAAAGAAAAAGCGCATAG
- a CDS encoding Hpt domain-containing protein produces the protein MALQLNPSLDLAYIDQAYGEDPVILYMIFDAFLSDSVPRWRALQGALESGDLKESASIVHGLKPSFTMTGLTHVRPKVEVLEKAIKDEQSKEHLLDMYHRISAEIDGLIPILESESERLKTL, from the coding sequence ATGGCCTTACAACTCAACCCCTCCCTGGACCTTGCCTACATCGACCAGGCGTACGGAGAAGATCCTGTAATCCTGTACATGATTTTTGATGCATTTCTGAGCGACTCGGTGCCCCGCTGGCGGGCCTTGCAGGGCGCTCTGGAATCGGGCGATCTGAAAGAATCAGCCAGTATCGTGCACGGATTGAAACCTTCATTCACGATGACAGGCCTCACGCACGTGAGACCGAAAGTGGAAGTGCTTGAAAAGGCCATCAAGGACGAACAATCGAAGGAACACCTGCTGGACATGTACCACCGCATTTCGGCAGAAATCGACGGGCTGATCCCGATCCTGGAATCGGAATCGGAGCGGTTGAAGACGCTGTAA
- a CDS encoding MlaD family protein, which translates to MATSTKRSVNVGLFVIIGILIFVVGILTIGSMKKVFSSTITVKTIFDDVNGLKIGNNIWYSGVKIGTVKSIRFLDNSKVEVMLNIEEKSQEFIRKNAKAKVSTDGLIGNKIIVIYGGTQKVPSIEDGDELLVEKIESTEEMLAVLSENNKNLLGITSAFKTISKNILAGKGTVGMLLNDERLYNDLDQTLGAMKKASVNAQSLTASLAGFSAKLNEKGGLANDFATDTVIMKDLRSSIARLNETVSSANVMVNNLKTASADLNSNKTSPLGVLLHDEATASNLKETLKNLESTTEKLDENMTALRSNFLFRRYFRKKEKEQAKQPAKEEVKEQENQQ; encoded by the coding sequence ATGGCAACATCAACCAAACGCTCGGTCAACGTAGGCCTTTTCGTCATCATCGGCATTCTCATTTTCGTAGTGGGGATTCTCACCATCGGAAGCATGAAGAAGGTTTTTTCATCGACTATTACCGTCAAAACCATTTTCGATGATGTAAACGGACTGAAAATCGGTAACAATATCTGGTATTCCGGGGTGAAGATCGGAACTGTCAAGAGCATCCGTTTCCTCGACAATTCCAAGGTAGAGGTAATGCTCAACATCGAAGAAAAGTCGCAGGAATTCATCCGCAAAAATGCCAAGGCCAAGGTCAGCACCGACGGTCTGATCGGCAACAAGATCATCGTCATTTACGGCGGCACGCAAAAAGTGCCTTCCATTGAGGACGGCGATGAGCTGCTCGTGGAGAAAATTGAAAGTACGGAAGAAATGCTCGCCGTGCTTTCGGAAAACAACAAAAACCTGCTCGGCATCACCAGCGCATTCAAGACCATCAGTAAAAACATCCTCGCCGGAAAAGGTACGGTAGGTATGCTGCTTAACGACGAGCGTCTTTACAACGACCTCGACCAGACCCTGGGCGCGATGAAAAAAGCGTCCGTGAATGCGCAGTCACTCACTGCCTCGCTGGCCGGCTTCTCGGCGAAACTGAATGAAAAAGGCGGGCTGGCGAATGATTTCGCTACGGACACCGTGATCATGAAAGACCTTCGGAGCAGCATTGCGCGCCTGAACGAAACGGTGTCGTCGGCGAATGTGATGGTCAATAACCTGAAAACAGCCAGCGCGGATCTCAATTCGAATAAAACCAGTCCGCTGGGCGTCCTGCTGCACGACGAAGCCACGGCTTCCAACCTGAAAGAAACGCTGAAAAACCTGGAAAGCACTACCGAGAAGCTGGACGAAAACATGACCGCGCTTCGTTCCAACTTCCTGTTTCGCAGGTATTTCCGTAAGAAAGAGAAGGAACAGGCCAAGCAGCCGGCCAAAGAAGAAGTAAAAGAGCAGGAGAACCAACAATAA
- a CDS encoding ABC transporter ATP-binding protein, with translation MEEVFKPGEPVIEVRDLYKSFGDLHVLQGVDLTVNKGENMVVLGRSGTGKSVLIKIMVGLLKQDRGDCVVLGKEVSKQEGNDLRDLRLKIGFSFQNSALYDSMTVRENLEFPLVRNIPNLTRAEIDEQVEYVLDAVGLLQTINQVPAELSGGQRKRIGIARTLILKPEIMLYDEPTAGLDPITCLEINELINEVKEKYQTTSIIITHDLTCARDTGDRVAMLLDGKFLKTGTFEEVFSSDEERIKSFYDYNFIH, from the coding sequence ATGGAAGAAGTATTCAAACCCGGCGAGCCGGTTATCGAGGTACGCGACCTGTACAAGTCGTTCGGCGACCTGCACGTGCTGCAAGGCGTGGACCTCACCGTGAACAAGGGTGAAAATATGGTGGTGCTCGGCCGCTCGGGAACGGGTAAGTCCGTGTTGATCAAAATCATGGTAGGCCTGCTCAAACAGGACCGGGGCGATTGTGTGGTGCTGGGGAAAGAAGTCTCCAAACAAGAAGGCAACGATTTGCGCGATTTGCGGCTTAAAATCGGGTTTTCATTCCAAAACAGCGCCTTGTACGATAGTATGACCGTCCGTGAGAACCTCGAATTCCCGCTCGTGCGGAACATCCCGAACCTCACCCGTGCGGAGATTGACGAGCAGGTTGAATATGTACTCGACGCCGTGGGCCTGCTGCAAACGATCAACCAGGTCCCCGCGGAGCTTTCGGGAGGCCAGCGCAAGCGGATCGGGATCGCGCGCACATTGATCCTCAAACCGGAAATCATGCTCTACGATGAGCCAACGGCCGGCCTCGACCCTATTACCTGTCTCGAAATCAACGAGCTGATCAATGAAGTGAAGGAGAAATACCAAACCACCTCCATCATCATCACGCACGACCTTACCTGCGCACGCGACACCGGCGACCGCGTTGCGATGCTCCTCGACGGCAAGTTCCTGAAAACGGGCACATTTGAAGAAGTATTTAGTTCCGACGAAGAGCGGATCAAGAGTTTTTACGATTATAATTTCATCCACTAA
- a CDS encoding MlaE family ABC transporter permease — protein sequence MSANKKQYTYGKGLDNSLLAVYNAYVFFIRFFREIFRGRMEFQEIVKQCYAIGNKSLLLISLTGFITGMVFTKQSRPSLSEFGATSWLPSLVAIAIVRALAPLVTALISAGKIGSSIGAELGSMRVTEQIDAMEVSAVNPFKFLVVTRVVACTIAIPVLMFYCALVSLLGAYLNVTLNEGTSFIAFFENAFEQITFLDIWTSVAKAIAYGFTIGIVGSYQGYNASKGTEGVGKAANSAVVTSMFLIFIEEVIIVQISNYFRI from the coding sequence ATGAGCGCTAACAAAAAGCAATACACATACGGCAAAGGCCTGGACAATTCCCTGCTGGCGGTCTATAATGCGTACGTGTTTTTCATCCGTTTCTTCCGCGAAATTTTCCGTGGCAGAATGGAATTCCAGGAGATTGTCAAACAGTGCTATGCAATCGGCAACAAATCACTGTTGCTGATCAGCCTCACCGGGTTTATCACCGGGATGGTGTTCACCAAGCAGTCGCGGCCATCATTGTCCGAATTCGGGGCCACCTCGTGGCTGCCATCCCTGGTGGCGATCGCCATTGTCCGGGCGCTTGCACCACTGGTTACGGCGCTCATCAGCGCGGGTAAAATCGGCTCGAGCATCGGTGCGGAACTGGGCTCGATGCGGGTAACGGAGCAAATCGACGCGATGGAGGTTTCGGCCGTCAACCCGTTCAAATTCCTTGTCGTGACGCGCGTCGTGGCCTGCACGATCGCCATTCCCGTACTCATGTTTTATTGTGCGCTGGTCAGCCTGCTGGGCGCGTACCTGAACGTCACATTGAACGAAGGCACCAGTTTTATAGCCTTTTTTGAAAACGCATTTGAACAAATCACCTTCCTGGACATCTGGACATCCGTGGCGAAGGCGATCGCGTACGGCTTCACGATCGGCATCGTGGGCAGTTACCAGGGTTATAATGCAAGCAAAGGCACAGAGGGCGTCGGAAAGGCGGCCAACTCAGCTGTCGTGACATCCATGTTCCTCATTTTTATCGAGGAGGTGATCATTGTACAGATATCCAATTATTTCAGAATTTAA